One stretch of Lucilia cuprina isolate Lc7/37 chromosome 6, ASM2204524v1, whole genome shotgun sequence DNA includes these proteins:
- the LOC111678029 gene encoding uncharacterized protein LOC111678029, with amino-acid sequence MFKMDSSHHVTVPLRYGIKKMRKRRDLDALLSQSHNKNGGNGSGGGGGGCGGGGALRRCNNSRGAVYSQDKLLNNASTDDQEDYTWQPKIKQPPHHCGHNKQMIFRLYGILLFVITLSIFVGFTYWLNFNLQQQIYEYRQKVEQVSAASQILPDTLQAWHETSKSLIKNQTSMSLKITELQQSLQELWKNFSEYRSSQEAQKSYEKEEKIVADFGAKIEAIATDVESMKEHYNSVKEKQTDLQQVFEKLKSNFSDGLKNMALPINYTEELKTLRSDLQTKIDKLESNTSYINDTLTQKSIIMQEELVKHKTKLDELFDRSANITSHVTSLENSWPEYKQKVINLGNDIPRIEKDISMLSVASQKMELSFKNICKECQNSYIEALQHNIEDEKKPVEKVLTSQTKTTTSTLRPVNV; translated from the exons atG TTTAAAATGGATTCTAGTCATCATGTTACGGTGCCACTACGTTATGGCATTAAGAAAATGAGAAAGCGTCGAGATTTAGATGCTCTTTTATCACAAAGTCATAATAAAAATGGTGGAAACGGCAGTGGTGGCGGAGGTGGAGGTTGTGGTGGTGGCGGAGCCTTAAGACGCTGTAATAATAGTCGTGGAGCTGTCTACTCACAAgataaactattaaataatgCCTCGACAGATGACCAAGAGGATTACACTTGG CAACCTAAAATTAAACAACCTCCTCATCATTGTGGCCATAATAAACAAATGATATTTCGTTTATATGGCATATTATTATTTGTGATTACTTTGTCCATATTTGTGGGCTTTACCTATtggttaaatttcaatttacaaCAACAGATCTATGAATATAGACAAAAAGTTGAACAAG TTTCTGCCGCTAGCCAAATTTTGCCGGACACTTTGCAGGCCTGGCATGAAACTTCAAAAAGTTTGATCAAAAATCAAACTTCTATGTCTTTGAAAATCACCGAACTACAACAGTCTTTGCAGGAGTTATGGAAAAACTTTAGTGAATATCGTTCGTCCCAAGAAGCTcaaaaaagttatgaaaaagaagagaaaattgtAGCCGATTTTGGTGCAAAAATCGAGGCTATAGCCACGGATGTTGAAAGTATGAAGGAACATTATAATTCGGTCAAGGAAAAACAAACGGATTTACAgcaagtttttgaaaaattaaag TCCAATTTTAGTGATGGCTTAAAGAATATGGCCCTACCCATCAACTACACAGAGGAATTAAAGACCTTAAGAAGTGATTTACAGACGAAAATTGATAAACTCGAGTCCAATACCAGCTATATCAATGACACCTTAACGCAAAAGTCAATTATAATGCAAGAAGAGCTGGTTAAACACAAG ACCAAATTGGATGAGCTATTCGATCGCAGTGCCAATATAACATCTCATGTAACATCTTTAGAGAATTCATGGCCGGAATACAAACAAAAAGTCATTAATCTTGGTAACGATATACCAAGAATAGAAAAAgat ATTTCCATGTTATCAGTGGCTAGTCAAAAAATGGAATTATCATTTAAGAACATTTGTAaagaatgtcaaaattcttataTCGAAGCCTTACAGCACAATATTGAAGATGAAAAGAAACCTGTGGAAAAGGTTCTAACATCTCAAACCAAAACG ACAACGAGCACTTTGCGTCCCGTTAATGTGTAG
- the LOC111678019 gene encoding anaphase-promoting complex subunit 2, translated as MEIVWSDFSETCPILKECLDSSDLALEDASTLDYIYEILWMEIGTFVRSKLSVKFWSCLNHNQATTKFYRDGESSEDIQLQYKLFTNFVNAVKNLDAFYQFIKTSLERLDAIRKLDHKKSIEKLNELLRASLLAQLPTHFNNVVFSFYSVSFRVFFNLHQSTSGAQDAEDLDESDLTCKGCNQELEKCQCLTLLQTINEVNQKLLDLELLDRLAGQSMTFLVQIRIKEHIKNTCLGVFDRSHLKTLLTWLDDVVIKWLMQIFHTNASDDEMDIDAEAGNKNSDVIQSLKVKLTFYVYENFALSVIDQFFSIIIDFPDSIPAIEDLKICMEKINLRRQIINTLKTSLEARILHPGVNTMDILTGYVAAIKAIRYLDNTGVILETVTAPIKEYLRKRTDTVRCVVTSLTEEGPTDLSEELAKGDTVKEAAGGNVNDELSNWENWQPDPFGLDSSTLQMRAVKTSRSADIISMVVDIYGSKELFMSEYRNLLADRLLTQLEFNPEKEIRNLELLKLRFGESLLHNCEVMLKDIADSKRINAHIHSDYKYVENKQFDISSLIISAQFWPSFNKESVELPEEIANEFQKYTKSYEEYKGNRTLNWRTVTGKVNISIELGDRVLDMTVAPTQAVIIYHFQNKNEWSLDDLSSLVKIPPSVLRRRMAFWQSHGILVESQPGIFKLIEDDLPKSQLEKLPINEIIAEDEDNESAMASASDQREEELQVFWSYIVGMLTNLDSLPIERIHQMLKLFASNGLGIEFTQDDLKDFLQRKVRDHKLIYSGGVYQLAK; from the exons atggAAATTGTTTGGTCAGATTTCAGTGAAACTTGTCCTATACTCAAGGAGTGT CTAGACTCATCGGATTTGGCTCTAGAGGATGCTTCTACTTTGGATTATATTTATGAAATCCTATGGATGGAAATTGGTACTTTTGTACGCAGTaaattatctgtaaaattttggTCTTGTCTTAATCACAATCAAGCTACTACGAAATTCTATCGTGATGGAGAATCTTCTGAAGATATTCAATTGCagtataaattatttactaattttGTTAATGCTGTTAAAAATCTAGATGCTTTCTATCAATTCATTAAAACCAGCTTAGAGCGATTAGATGCTATACGAAAATTGGATCataaaaaatcaatagaaaaattaaatgaactTTTGCGGGCATCATTGCTGGCTCAATTGCCTACACATTTCAATAATGTGGTATTCTCTTTCTACAGTGTTTCCTTTAgggttttctttaatttacatCAGAGTACTAGTGGAGCTCAAG atgCTGAAGATTTAGATGAAAGTGATTTAACTTGCAAAGGCTGCAATCAGGAACTAGAGAAATGTCAATGTTTAACTCTACTACAAACCATAAATGAAGTTAATCAAAAGTTATTAGATTTAGAATTGTTAGATCGTCTTGCTGGACAATCGATGACATTTTTAGTTCAGATCAGAATAAAAGAGcacataaaaaatacatgtCTGGGTGTTTTCGATAGATCTCATTTGAAAACTCTACTAACG tggtTAGATGATGTAGTCATAAAATGGTTAATGCAAATATTTCATACTAATGCATCTGATGATGAAATGGATATAGATGCTGAGGCTGGAAACAAGAATTCAGATGttatacaaagtttaaaagttaaGCTAACGTTTTATGTTTATGAGAACTTTGCTTTAAGTGTAATTGAtcaattttttagtattattataG ATTTTCCTGATTCTATACCCGCCATAGAGGATCTTAagatttgtatggaaaaaataaatttgcgtCGCCAAATTATCAACACTTTAAAGACTTCCTTAGAGGCTCGCATTTTGCATCCTGGTGTTAATACTATGGATATATTAACGGGTTATGTAGCGGCCATTAAGGCTATACGTTATTTAGATAATACGGGCGTTATATTGGAAACTGTTACGGCACCTATTAAAGAGTATTTGAGAAAACGTACTGATACTGTTAGATGTGTGGTCACTAGTTTAACCGAAGAGGGTCCTACAGATTTATCCGAAGAATTGGCCAAAGGAGATACAGTTAAAGAAGCTGCTGGCGGCAATGTTAATGATGAACTTAGCAATTGGGAGAATTGGCAACCAGATCCATTTGGTTTGGATTCCTCCACTCTACAAATGCGTGCTGTTAAAACATCACGTTCGGCCGATATAATATCCATGGTAGTGGATATTTATGGCAGTAAAGAGTTGTTTATGAGTGAATATCGTAATTTATTAGCAGATCGCTTATTGACTCAACTGGAATTTAATCCcgaaaaagaaataagaaatctAGAATTGTTAAAACTAAGATTTGGTGAATCTTTATTACACAATTGTGAGGTAATGCTTAAAGATATAGCCGATTCGAAGCGTATTAATGCACATATTCATAGTGATTATAAATATGTGGAGA ATAAACAATTTGATATTTCCTCTTTAATAATATCGGCCCAGTTTTGGCCTTCGTTCAACAAAGAAAGTGTTGAGTTACCCGAAGAAATTGCTAATGAATTTCAAAAGTATACAAAATCCTATGAAGAGTATAAAGGCAATCGTACTTTAAATTGGCGCACAGTTACAGGAAAGGTTAATATATCTATTGAATTGGGCGATAGGGTATTGGATATGACTGTGGCTCCTACACAGGCTGTTATTATAtatcattttcaaaataaaa atGAATGGTCTTTGGATGATTTAAGTTCTCTGGTTAAGATACCTCCATCGGTATTAAGAAGACGTATGGCTTTCTGGCAATCGCATGGCATTTTAGTAGAATCTCAACctggtatttttaaattaattgaagaTGATTTACCCAAATCCCAATTGGAGAAATTGcctataaatgaaattatagcAGAAGATGAAGATAATGAATCAGCCATGGCTAGTGCTAGTGATCAAAGAGAAGAGGAGTTACAA gTATTTTGGTCCTATATTGTTGGTATGCTAACCAATCTGGATTCTTTGCCCATAGAACGAATACATCAAATGCTGAAGTTATTTGCCTCTAATGGCTTGGGTATTGAATTTACACAAGATGATCTTAAAGATTTTCTACAGCGTAAAGTACGCGATCACAAGTTGATATATTCGGGCGGTGTTTATCAATTAGCTAAATGA